CAGTTTTGGGATGCAGCTCTACTCCCCACCCCTTGACGTGCACACCCTTCTCCCCCAGTGTTAGTGAGGGGCCCTAGCTCTTCCTGGCTCCAGGGGCTCCAGCACAGgcttcctgccctccccttcaTTCCCTCTGCCTAGGCCCTGGTGAAACCATGGGCATGTGGTTATGCTGGGAGCTGGGGCTTGGTGTAGTCCATGGACCAAAAGAACTTCTTAAGAGTCAGAAAGGCCGCAGGTGCCCTCTCACACCTGTTTGATGTTGGGGGAGTAGCAATAAACCTCAGCCCCCTGGCCTCCACTTTCCTCTCAATTTGGGCTATAAGTAAGAAgcctgaattttatcaaattagCTTTctgattcttatttatttatatattaagttCTGAGGCAGCTCAgcaggactgtgtgtgtgtgaatgcatgtgtAACACTTacgtacgtgtgtgtatgtgccgTGGGGCGGGGTGTCACCATACTGTCCTAAGATACAGCCAAGGATAATCTCAGTGGACACACACACTACTCTGCCTCCCACAGTACCTCCCCTAATCTTATTTTTGTGCCAGGCCTGGGAGGGAGGTGCCCCAGGCCAGGCTAGGATAAGAGTCCCACAGTCTAGAGAGACCTGAGGGCACCTGACAAGGTCCaaatcctcccctccctcaagaAGCACAGTCCTCTGGAGTGAGAGGCTCCACCCACTATAGCACAGACAGGGACAGCACagctgccctcccacccccaacctgtcCCCTCACACGCAGGgtagcaggggagggaaagaaaccagGCATATGGTCAAACCAGCAGATCAAAAAGCACAaggagctggggcaggaggcaggggcccTCCCAGGGACTCCTCTGAAGGGGGAAGAAGGTTAGACAATAAGCCCGGGACCCCTAATGTGGGACcagaagcctcagtttccctgtctcacCCTTTCTACAAGATACCCCCTGTAGGTTAAGCTGCCCTTGCCCCACCCCACTCTGTGTGGCTGCTTTCTTTGgtgccctcctgccctccactGTAGCTGTGATGTGTTGTAGTTTTTAGCTGTttgtaaaacgttaaaaaaaaaaaagtgaaaaggaaaaaaagtgaaaacaacaacGAAAAATCCAAATTCATCTTCCTCATGCTGCGTCTGGTGCCCCCACCCTATAGTCACTCCCCCACATTTTGTAACACTGACCCAGGTGGGGACTGTTTAACTCTTTGGTATCTGTGCTCAAAGGACTGCCTTCTCCAGTGCCCAGTGTATGAGTGTGTACCCCCTTCCCTCACCCTTCATTTGATGGACGCAGCCTTCTCCCTTCTACCCCCTGGAGGGACCCATCCAtctctcctgctctcctgggACACCCTAAACCCAACTCTGTTgatgtgaaaaatgaaatgaaaaatattgatgaaaaataaaaaggaaataaatcctTAAGATCCAAAATGGCTACATCTCCTTCTTTGCCACTCCACCTACATCCTCTGCCTGCTTGGAAGGAAAGGTGGTAAGATGGAAATGCCATTCCTCTCTCCCCAAACTGAAAGCCAGAATAATATGATGCACCATATTTATTTCCTCAATTGGCCACTTTATCCTGACCTTTTCACTTCTACAGATGGAGGGTCCTCTCAGTCTCTTGGATTTGAAAACTTGGGAGTAATGTCCTGCAACTCGATAGCAAAAACAACtaataacctgattttaaaagGGGGCTAAagacttgagtagacatttctccaaagaagaacaCAAGTAGCCAACAGGTatatggaaaaatgctcaacaccactaaccatcagggaaacgcaaatcaaaaccacaatgagacacttcacacctgtcaggatggctattaccaaaaactatcccccccccccaaaaaaaaaaaccaaacacaacaaAATGCTAAAGGTgttagtgaagatgtggagaaactggaacactAGTACACAGGGGGAACGCAACATGATGCAGCTGCTATGCAAAAGaatatggaggttactcaaaaaattaaaaatagaactaccatatgatccagcaatcccacttctgggtatttatcaaaagaactaaaatcaggggtgcctgggtggctcagtcggttaaacgtcagacttcggctcaggtcatgatctcacggttttgagtttgagcgctgcgtcaggctctgagcaatcagcacagagaatgctttggattctatgtctccctctctctttccccctcccctgctcgcgttctctctttctccctctctctctcaaaaataaacataaaaaaaaaaaaacacctgaaatcaggatcttggcAACATTAGTACTCCCACGTTCACTgcagcagtattcacaatagctaagacatggaaataacctaaatgttcatcgGCAGATGAACTGAtaatgaaaatgtggtatatatacacaatggaaagccattcagcttttaaaaaggaaattctgcaatatgtgATAATATGAACCAATCATGAGGATATTAAGTCACATAAGCCAGTCGCAGAAAGTCAAATACCAAATAATTCTATTAGTTAGCtgaaaatagtcaaattcatagaatcaaagagtagaatgatggttgccaggagcagggaagagaaggaaatggggagttactaATCAAAGAGCATgaagtttcagttaagcaagatgaataagcCCTATAGATGTGTATGACTGTACCTAGTCAATGATAATGAATTGTATTCTTAAAAATCTGTTGAGAGTAGACCTTATGTTAAGTGTTACCACCATAAtaaaacaatttacaaaaataaaattaaaaaaaccctaaatcaaaacaaaaatttatgagCGTTTCTTGAGGATAGAGCCAGTTTTCCTCCAAATCTTCGTGTGTCTTTTAAAGATAGATTCCAGATTCCATTCTTGTGGAATCAGaattccccctccccttttttttaaagagaggggaCCTAGAATCCACATTTGAAACAAGCTCCCATGGGAATTCTTATGTTAGGCTATCTGGAAATCAATGCCTGGGTGTTACCCTTgactctccctttattttttctttaatgtttatttatttttgagagacagacgtgagcaggcaaggggcagagagagagggagacacagaatctgaagcaggctccaggctctgagctgtcagcacagagccctatgtggggctcaaactcacaaaccgcgagatcatgaccttagctgaagttggacactcaactgactgagccacccaggagcccctcatatttctgttctaatcaagacattttctgactttttatGGTAGCTCTcaaaactttttcctttccattcctacAGCTGACCTTGAAGTCAGGGTCCCATCTTCACTCTTGGTTGCTCTCTATGTCTCCAATCTCCTATGCCAACCTCCTTACACATCACTGCCAGAAGGATTTGCCCCAGAATGCTCTTTGGCATGTCCTTCCTCAAAACTCTTCAATGACTTCCTATTGTCCAACCAGATGCAGTCGAAACTTTAGCTCAAAATGGTCATGATGTATGTTAATCTTTTTCTTTAGTATCTAAATTCTCTTGCCACATTAAGGTCATCAAGGTGCTTATCTAGACATCACTTGAGCTCCCCTCAGAAATAGGACTTTAGAAGGCTTGTAAGAAAAAGGGCTATATAAAGTTTTCTCCATCTTCTATACTCATATTCCATGTTATCTGTTCACTGCCttaatgtgttttcatttgtcttgtaaggatttttctgttttcttttttaaagtttatttattttgagatagagcacaagcaggtgaggggcagagaggagagacagaatcccaagcaggctctgcaccattagcaCGGAggcctacgcagggctcgaacccacaaaccgtgagatcacgacctgagccaagatcgagtcaggtgcttaaccaactgagcacccaggcacgcCTCATAAAGGATATTTCTGAGAAACAAATGCAAATCCTTTTGGAAATGGGTAGGCTGACAGAAAACCAAACATTCTCCCAGTAGGAAATTCAAATATACTTATAACTCCTGCCTCGTCCAATCGGTGGCTGCAGTTTCTATGCTTTTGCTTGAGCTCTTCCCCCTCCTTATAacatccttcctctcttttctggtTTAATTCTGTGCTTTCCTTTAAAGATCCAATTAGGTCACTCCCCACAATGAAGCCCTTCTTGCCTACTCTAGGCTACAGGTATCTTTTCCCAAGAACATCTGTAGCACTCATTCAACAGGCCATTATCAACACAAAGCAGTGTATCTCCTAtgataatttatcttttaatgtacAGGATAATTTCCAACTCATCAGGTCTGGTGATTCCTTAGTCACAATTTAACATAAAACGACTACGCAGCTTTTCCTAAATAGTCCAGGGCAAGGGCAGTGGTGAGTGATTCTCTTTCCTTGGATAAGCTTTGATCTGAAATGAGTTGCTATCTCCAGAGGACATGTACGTGCTGGCTGAATGGGGCCCAAGATCCTTGTCCCTTACAAACACCAGACCGTTGAAGGGAAGAAAGCCCGTAGTTTATTCCCAAACCATTAGGATCCTAGTCTTCCCTCTCTGGGGGCTCAGGGGGTTCCGCGAGTTTTCTTGCTCCCACCCAGGCAAGGGGGGGCTTGCGTCCAGTTGAGGGTTCTCCTTCCACTGGGCGGGGGTCCGTGCCTGTATGGCCAATGCGTGGACCGGCCCAGCCAGCTCCTCAGACAGCGCAGCGTGGACCAGCCGGTGCCGTTGCAAGGGGCTCAGTCCCTCAAAGTGAGAGCTCACCACCGCCACGCGGAAATGTGTCTCGCTGCCCGGTGGGACCGCATGGCCGCCGCTCTCGTTGCGCAGCTCCAGCACCTCAGGGTTCAGGGCCTGCTCTAACTTCGTGCGAATGGCTGCCTCGACGGGACCGACAGTCCCCAACCCGGCGCTGCTCCGGGACAGACAGACACGACCGGCCATCGAGAACAGGCGCCCGACCAGCTGCACACTCAGCATCCGCTAACGCAGAGACAAGGCCCAGAGCAGTGAGGGTCTGGGCCTTCCACCTGGTGAGAGCCCCGTCTCCCACCTCCAGCCGCCCACGTCCACACCCGGCTCCCGCAGGGTGCCCGCTTCGACTCCAGACACCGCCCCTTCCCTCTGGGTgacgcggggtgggggggggggtgggggggtgggtagggttGGCCTCCAGCCGCGGACAGCAAAGGAGCGACGGGGGGGCAAGGGTTGGAAAAGGCCTCCGAGAGGCACGTTTAGCAGGAGTGGGCTGGAGGTTGCAAAGGTAGGGTATGTGCAACTCCGGGTTGTGGTTGAGCCACTGTCCCCTTTGAACCCCAGGCTGGGCCTTTTCTACCTTCCACTCAGCCTTGGCTACCGCAGTCGTCGCTCAGAAACCCGACTCCTGAAGTTCTCGGCGAAATGCGGACCCCGCGTCTTGAGGCACGCTGGGAAATGGAGTTCTGACTACGCGATAGTAGCCTGGGCAGACGCCACGTGATGCCCCGAGGTCTCACGGGAATTGTagtctatgattttatttttcccccccaACTCGTGGTTTTAGGTTTTGAAGCAGAAtgatgcaaaaaacaaacaaaacaaaacaaaacaaaacaccaccgcTGGGAATTCCTGCGCAGTTGGGACTGCTGTTATTTGTTGCATTTTATTGTCATCTAgctgaattcctttattttatatacGAGAAAATGGAAGCCCATTTCATTTACTGAATACATAATTACTGAGCGCAGACCAGTCCTGAATAAAGCAGGCCCTGTCTCAAGGAGTGTACAGAACCCTGAAGATGAGCAAGTAAGCAGGTAATTACAATACCGTGTGCTAAGTGCTATGATGGGACTGGGAGAACAGGATTCCAAGGAGTCATGTCTCCCAGATTTGGGGGTGCAGAGAAAACTTCAGAGGAGATTTTAGGGTAACAGTCTAGAGGAGACAGCACGAAAGCCAATCTCAGCTCCTGTCAGTCAGGCTGTGGTAGTTGCACATGCAAAGGCCAGAAGAGGGAACTTTGGGGGAGTGGTTACTTTAGGTGTAGTTAGGTGTAGTTGGCGCCCACGGGGCAGAGATGATGGCGATGGGAAGTAAGTAGGAAGGCCTgcctgggagaaggaaggggctAGATCATACTAGGCCTTGTGGGCCAGTCTGTTTCCTGGGAGCGATGGGAAGCTAATGAAGATTTTAAGCAGGGCTGTAAcaggatgagattttttttttttttccaagatgatATATaagcttttaatttgtattttattttgtatctttaatattttatcgATTATATCTCCatatattcctaagtattttcccCAACTTCTAATTCGGGAAAAATGTCAAAGctgcagaaaatccaaagcaacGTCTTCTACCTTTcactattttttacatttatatataatatacatatatacttatatatttaagtactttgtatatatctatatactttaaaaatatatttatatactttttttggtTGAACCACTTGAAAATAAGTTGCAGATAGCAGacatttcaccattaagtacTCCAACATATATCTCCTGAAAACAAGAATATTCCCCTATATAACCACAATAAACTTATCACACTCAAGAAATTTAACATAATGACATATATTTCCCCtagccttaaaaattttttttttaaactttcagaaaAGCTGCAAGATTAGTACAATGAGCACCGTTTACCCTTCATCCAGATTCACTGACATTTTACCTGACTTGCTTTGTCTGTCTTTgaatttgtatgtatataataacaataatgaaataattatttttgctgaATCATTTGGGAATTAGTTGCAAAAATGTTTACATTGCACCACTATCTACTTCAGCATGTATCTTCTGAGAACAAGGACATTTCCCTACTTAATCACAATACTGTTACCACACTCAAGACATTTAACCTTCGTATAATACTATTATCTATAGTTGAGTTGATAGTCAGATATCCTCAGTTGTCTCATTAGTGatctttatagttttttatttttggaaagccAGTCAAGGATCATGCATTGCATTAAACCAtctttaaatttgtgtttttgcaAAGATCACTGGCTGCAGTGTGAATTGTCAGAGAGattagagagcaagcagggagagcAGCTGGGAGGTTACTTGTAGCAGTCTAGGTGAGAGATGATGATGGCTTGGATCAAGGTGGCAGCAGTAGaggcagaggtggagagaaaCTGTGCTTACAAGATATATATTAGGAGGGAATTCACAGGATGTGGTGATAGGTTAGTTATGGGAGGGGAAGTGTCAAGGATGAGTATCAGGTTTGTGCATCTGGATGGATGGCATTAGTTCCATAAGATATGGACTACTgggggggcaccttggtggctcagtcagctgagtgcctgactcaagtcatgatctcacggtttgcatcTGGCTCAGTTTGCAtctctcagttaagcatctgactcttgattttggcttggtgatctcacggttggtgagttagagccctgtgtggagccctgtgctgacagtgcagaccctgcttgggattctctctaccccccaccctcctctctgcctggccTCTGCTCATGTCCCTGTGggcacacatgtgtgtgctctctctctctttcaaaattaaaccttaaattttctttttttaaaaagaagcttggaattttcagttaTGCCCTCATTCTCttgagaagggagaggggctgaaaATGAAGTTAATGATCGATCATGCCTACATGATGAAGTTTCCGTCAAATCCCAAAAGTATggagtttggagagcttctgggttggtgaacatgtggaggtGCCGGGAGAGTGGCATGCTGGAGAGCCCCTTCCCATATACCTTGCTTTATCTCTTCTATATGGATGCTCagctgtatcctttatcatatccttttataataaactggtaaatgtaagtaaaatattaccttgagttctgtgagctgctctagcaaatttaTAGAGCCCAAAGGAGGGGTCAGTGGAACCTCAATTTATAatcagttggtcagaagcacaggtgacagacAACCTGGGCTTGTGGCTGGCATcttaagctgtgtgtgtgtgtgtgtgtgtgtgtgtgtgtgtgtgtgtgttggggtgggtggggcacagcgttataggactgagccctttaacctgtgggatctgatgctatctctgggtagacagtgtcagaactgaattaaATTGTAGGccagggtgggggggtgcctgggtggctaagtcgtttaagcacccaacttcagctcaggtcgtgatctcatggtttgtgagttcaagccctgcatggtgTGAGGTCCAGCCCGACTTTGGGGCTtcgagctgacagtgcagagcctgtgtgggattctctctctctctctctctctctctctctctctcgtctctctctctctctctctttctctctctctctctctctctctccccttcctcacatgcatgctctctctctctcaaaaataaataaaaataaactcataaaaaaaATTGCAGACCACCCAGCTGGTGTTGCAGAAAATTGCTTGGTGTGGGGAAAAAGCACACATTTGGAAGTGAAGTGTTTTATGTGACTAGTGAAGGAGACTCACAGGGAAGAAACACACAGGAGATAGACTGAAGTAAGGTTTTCCCTGACACAAGTGGAAAATTAAGTTTTTCCAATATATGATCCCTCATTCTGATACACAGATTatccaaatgttaacatttcatcaggtttgctttatttctatgtatctatctacacacatataatttttttgCTGAACCATTTGAGCGTAAATTTCAGAGATAAAGCCCCATTTACCTCTAAGTACTtgggatggttaattttatgtgtcaacttgaccgGGCTATTGGGTGCCCAGATATggggtcaaacattattctgggtctttttgtAAGTGTGTTTTGGGATgaggttaacatttaaattggcaAATCAGATTGCCCttcctaatgtgggtgggcctcgtcaGTCagaggcctgaatagaacaaaatggCTGAccatctttgagaaagagagttcTTTCCTGCCTGAGTGCCTCTGATTTGGGACTTTggcttttttcctgcctttggactcaaactgaaaCATTGACTCTTCCTGGGTCTCCAACCTGCTGGCCTGCAGACTGGAATTGCAGCATTGGTTCTCTttgttctcaggcctttggacttggactggAACTACACCGTCAGCTCTCCCGGTTTCCAGCTTGCTGACTCACCtggcagatcttgggacttgttaGCCTACATAAtcgtgtgagccaattccttataataaatccttctctatctctctctccgtATATttcctatgtgtctgtttctctggagaactctgataTTTACTAATGagtatttagttaaaaaaaaaacattttctcacataaccACAATGTAATTGTCACACTTGGGAAATTGACATTGATATAGTACTATTATCTAATATACAGATCTTACTCAAAATTTGTTAATTTTCCCACTAGTGTCTtttgtataaaatgaaaaaaaaatgttctggttCAGGATTCAATCTGGGATCACATGTTGTATTTAGTTGTTAGATCTCTTTGGTCTCCATTAATCAGGAATA
The sequence above is drawn from the Neofelis nebulosa isolate mNeoNeb1 chromosome 2, mNeoNeb1.pri, whole genome shotgun sequence genome and encodes:
- the BOLA1 gene encoding LOW QUALITY PROTEIN: bolA-like protein 1 (The sequence of the model RefSeq protein was modified relative to this genomic sequence to represent the inferred CDS: deleted 1 base in 1 codon), producing the protein MLSVQLVGRLFSMAGRVCLSRSSAGLGTVGPVEAAIRTKLEQALNPEVLELRNESGGHAVPPGSETHFRVAVVSSHFEGLSPLQRHRLVHAALSEELAGPVHALAIQARTPAQWKENPQLDASPPCLGGSKKTRGTP